The Thermodesulfobacteriota bacterium sequence TCTTTTCTTCATTCCCTTTAACCTTATTCAGGTACAGGGCTACTCCGCTACTTCCGCCGGTGCCGCATTTCTGCCCTCCATTCTGATTATCTCCCTCTTATCTCGCCGGATGGGCGGAATGGTAGGCCGGTACGGCGCCCGGATTCCTCTGGTGCTGGGACCAGTGGTAGTGGCGATCGGATACTTGCTCTTTGCTATACCGAGTATCGGTGGGAGTTACTGGTCTACCTTTTTCCCGGCGGTAACGGTACTGGGTTTGGGCATGGCCATCAGCATTGCTCCGCTCACCACCACGGTGATGAATGCAGTAGAAGAAGATTATTCGGGCTTGGCTTCCGGAATAAATAACTCCGTAGCCCGGATCGCCGGGCTATTATCCATCGCCGTGCTTGGTGTGATCATTCTTCATCTCTTCAACTACGCCCTCGATAGTCACCTATCAACTCTGAAGATACCTCTAGAGGCTCGGGAAATATTAAATCAACAGATGATCAAAATGGCGGCGATAGAATTGCCTTCCGGCCTCGACCCGGAGCTCAAGAGTACCCTGGAAAAGTCAATCGCCGAATCATTCCTTTTTAGTTTCCGCCTGGTAATGCTGGCTACGAGCGCTTTGGCATTGGGGAGCGCAGTCATAGCCTGGTTCATGATTGAAGACAAGAGAGCGAGGCCCAGATTGGTGAGAAGGGACACAATCATCAACGGATAGGCTCGGCATAATACTGGAATCGTTTGATTGTTAGCACTTGGAAGTGAGGATGGAAATTTATAACCTGGTTAGTTTTGTAGGGATATTTGTTCTAATCGGTATCGCCTGGCTCTTCTCTTCAGACAGAAGAAATATCAACTATCGGGTAATAGTCTGGGGACTGGTTCTACAAATCACTTTTGCACTGTTTGTCTTCGTAGTGCCTTTTGGGGCTCAGGTGTTTTTGTATGTTAACGACATCGTGGTAAAGATTCTTGATTCTGCCTCTGCCGGTGGAAGGTTTCTATTTGGAAGGCTGGCCCTTCCTCCGGGAACGACAGACGAACACGGAGAGACTTCGCTTGGTTTTTTTCTGGCCTTTCAGGCCTTCCCAACCATAATCTTTTTTTCCACCCTAATGTCCGTTCTATATTTTGTCAATATCATGCCCCGGGTGGTTAAGGCCTTCTCCTACGTATTCACCAGGTCAATGAGGATCTCCGGGGCTGAGTCTCTCAATGCGGCAAGCAACATCTTTGTGGGCATCGAGTCCGTCTTTACAATCAGGCCTTATCTGAATGAAATGACCCGGTCGGAGTTGTGTACTGTTTTAACCGCCTGCATGGCCACTGTGTCATCAAACGTACTGGCGATTTATGTTTTTACGCTACAGGGCCAATTTCCGGCGATTGCCGGCCATCTGGTCTCCGCATCCATCCTTTCCGCCCCGGCGGCGCTACTCATATCCAAAATCCTGCTGCCGGAAAGTGAGGACCCTAAGACCCTGGGGGTTAATGTCGCTCCCTACTACGTAAAAGAAGGCACGCTATTTGAGACGATTATTAATGGCGCGGAGGCCGGTGTTAAACTCATCGTGGGCATTGCGGCACTACTGATCGCCATTTTGGGTTTAGTTGCGCTCTTAGACCTGATAGTGGGTGGAATTGGAGGTTATGTGAACAGCCTTTCCGGCATCCAGGTTGACTGGTCTCTAAAGGGAATTTTAGGATATGTTTTTTATCCCTTTCCTTTCATCATGGGGGTGCCTTCGTCTGATGCTTACACCATTTCCAAGATTATCGGAGAGCGGGTGATTGTTACCGAGGTAGTGTCGTACCAGGATTTAGCTATTATCATGGGTAAAGGCTTGCTGAAACACCAACGGTCGGCGGTGATAACCACTTATGCCCTTTGCGGCTTTGCCCACGTTGCCTCTATGGCTATCTTCGTAGGCGGCATATCGGCAATCGTGCCTGGTAGGAAAAGAGATATTGCCGAGGTTGCCTTGCGCTCCCTGGTGGGGGCTACTCTGGCTTGTTTCATGACTGCCTGCATAGCAGGGACATTTTTTACCGATAAATCGATTCTGCTTGGGAATTGAAGAACTATTGGCCACAGAGGTCACAGAGTTTTTATTAAAAAGGCTTTGTCTGAAAACCTGTCCGAAGTGAGAGATTGGTTGTCGGAGTTGTCCCGATAGTAATCAAAGGACTTATGACGGATGAAGAAGAAACCCCCTCTTTAATTCTCCTTCTGTAAGCCTGTCCTGAGCGGAGTCGAAGGGCCTGTCCCAGCGGAGTCGAAGAGCCCGTTAAGTCCAGTGGAAAGGAGGAAGTATGCACCTCATTTTATAGGCACTACTAAACCACCGGGCCAGTTTATGAAGTTTTTCTTTTTGCTTGGAATTGCATGGGGTGACTGTGCGTCTCTTCATCTCACGCACATTAATCCCCTCTCTAGAGGGGACTTTATGTAGAGATTCCCCTCTAGAGAGGGGTGTCCGGAAGGGACGGGGTGTGTCAGTGTAGAGAGGATGTCACGGGGGCAAAGTTAACAAATGGGTTATGACGCTTCTTACACAGCAAACATAAAAGAGAGAGTGACCAGACTTGAAAAGACGTTTTTATCTATCTCGAGCCCTTGTTTTACGAGTATGAACAGTTTGTTACTAATTATTTTGTACAGCAGTGCTTTGGCTGTATTTTTAAAGCAGAAATAAAGTTAGCAACCCAAATCAATGAATGGCAGAAGAGTCGGATTTTCACTTTCTATTGCATTATTTCTTATTTGCCTACTCTATCTGATTTCAACCTATGAAACGTTGCCGGACAGATTAGCGGTGCAGTTTGATTTCAACAATAAACCAACCAGTTGGCAAAGCAAATCTGGCTTCATCAAACTCTATCTCGGTGTTCTGGCGGCTGTAAACATCTTTTTGTGGCTGCTGAAGGAGTTTTTAACTAGAATCCCGGACTCACTAATAAACGTTCCCTGGAAGAAATACTGGTTTTCTACGGAGGAAAGAAGGTCAATGGCTCTCTTCAGGATGCAAACAGTCCTGGCTTATACGTTGGTTTTTGTAAATTTGGTTTATCTATTCGTATATCACGTTGTCCACCAGGAGAACAGCTCCAGTTCCTTCCTTTACATTCCCGTCGATATCGGGGTGTATTTTATTTTGTTACTGTCCTTAATCTTGTTAGTTGGGTTATTTCTGTACATGAGACCGCCTAAGGAGGAGATTTGAGGTTTAACCGGGGGATCAGTCGGGGATCCATTCCACATGTCATCCCCGAACTCTTTTATCGGGGATCCATTTTTAAGAAATTAGATTCCCACTCCCCGCGTACGCGAGGACAAGTTTCGTGGGAATGACACCACTGGATATGAAGATCCGGTGGTGTTAGAAAATTCAATCATGGCATATATTCAAGTAGGAGTGGCTTCTAAATCGCCCTATTCTAGACAACATCCAATATGGATTCAAAAATAGAATAGATGTTATAATAGGACACTTAATTTTAAAGGAGGCCAAGGATGAAATTCGGAATCGGGCTTTTTAGCCTGCAGACTCATCCGAAAGTGCAAAGCTCTTATGCAGAGATCTGCAGAAATACCCTAGAGCAGGTAAAACTGGCTGAGAAGGTCAATTTTGATTCTGCGTGGATTTCAGAGCATCACTTTCTTGAGGATGGATACTGCCCCTCTCCATCCGTTTTAGCCTCGGCCATGGCCGCAGTTACCAGCCGAATTAAAATCGGCTCGGCGGGCATAATCCTCCCGCTACAAAACCCGATAAGAGTAGCAGAAGACGCCGCTCTCGTTGATAACATCTCCAACGGAAGGTTCAATCTCGGCGTGGTGCTGGGTTATAGAAAAGAGGAATTCGACGGCTTTGGAATCTCCATGAGGGAGCGCCCCTCTCGGATGGATGAGGGGATCGAGGTGATTATCAAGTCTTGGACCGAGGATAAATTCTCTTACACGGGAAAACGCTACCAGTTTAGTAACGTAAGCGTAACACCGAAGCCCGTTCAAAAACCGCATATCCCGTTTTACATAGGGGCCTTCGAAGAGCCGGCCATAAGGCGCGCCGGAAGGCTCGGTTATCCCCTCATCATCGGGCCGGGAAGGACGATGCAGATGGTGAGAGAGACCGTGAATATTTACAACGATGCGGCAAGACAGGCCGGTAAAAATCCGGATGGAATCGAGCATATCCTGCTCCGGGAAGCCTATGTAGCCAAGAGTAAGAAA is a genomic window containing:
- a CDS encoding MFS transporter, producing the protein LFFIPFNLIQVQGYSATSAGAAFLPSILIISLLSRRMGGMVGRYGARIPLVLGPVVVAIGYLLFAIPSIGGSYWSTFFPAVTVLGLGMAISIAPLTTTVMNAVEEDYSGLASGINNSVARIAGLLSIAVLGVIILHLFNYALDSHLSTLKIPLEAREILNQQMIKMAAIELPSGLDPELKSTLEKSIAESFLFSFRLVMLATSALALGSAVIAWFMIEDKRARPRLVRRDTIING
- a CDS encoding nucleoside transporter C-terminal domain-containing protein gives rise to the protein MEIYNLVSFVGIFVLIGIAWLFSSDRRNINYRVIVWGLVLQITFALFVFVVPFGAQVFLYVNDIVVKILDSASAGGRFLFGRLALPPGTTDEHGETSLGFFLAFQAFPTIIFFSTLMSVLYFVNIMPRVVKAFSYVFTRSMRISGAESLNAASNIFVGIESVFTIRPYLNEMTRSELCTVLTACMATVSSNVLAIYVFTLQGQFPAIAGHLVSASILSAPAALLISKILLPESEDPKTLGVNVAPYYVKEGTLFETIINGAEAGVKLIVGIAALLIAILGLVALLDLIVGGIGGYVNSLSGIQVDWSLKGILGYVFYPFPFIMGVPSSDAYTISKIIGERVIVTEVVSYQDLAIIMGKGLLKHQRSAVITTYALCGFAHVASMAIFVGGISAIVPGRKRDIAEVALRSLVGATLACFMTACIAGTFFTDKSILLGN
- a CDS encoding DUF1648 domain-containing protein, encoding MNGRRVGFSLSIALFLICLLYLISTYETLPDRLAVQFDFNNKPTSWQSKSGFIKLYLGVLAAVNIFLWLLKEFLTRIPDSLINVPWKKYWFSTEERRSMALFRMQTVLAYTLVFVNLVYLFVYHVVHQENSSSSFLYIPVDIGVYFILLLSLILLVGLFLYMRPPKEEI
- a CDS encoding LLM class flavin-dependent oxidoreductase; amino-acid sequence: MKFGIGLFSLQTHPKVQSSYAEICRNTLEQVKLAEKVNFDSAWISEHHFLEDGYCPSPSVLASAMAAVTSRIKIGSAGIILPLQNPIRVAEDAALVDNISNGRFNLGVVLGYRKEEFDGFGISMRERPSRMDEGIEVIIKSWTEDKFSYTGKRYQFSNVSVTPKPVQKPHIPFYIGAFEEPAIRRAGRLGYPLIIGPGRTMQMVRETVNIYNDAARQAGKNPDGIEHILLREAYVAKSKKKAKKEADQYIISMYKYYFSLGVKMFVRGQQLTGLDDPMFDYLPEDRFVIGDPEDCINELKRYRDELGINYIACRMVFPSATHKTISNCIKLFGREVIPNIR